The Cardiobacteriaceae bacterium TAE3-ERU3 nucleotide sequence CGTGTGTGACTACGATCATGGTGCGCCCTTCAGCCGCAAGATCTTGCATGACGCGCAAAACATCACCGACCAATTCAGGGTCAAGTGCAGAAGTCGGCTCGTCAAAGAGCAGTGCATCAGGCTCCATCGCCAATGCCCGTGCAATCGCTGCGCGCTGCTGCTGACCGCCTGAAAGGTGCGCAGGATAGTAATCTCGGCGATCGTAAAGCCCGACTTTTTGCAATAAGGCATCAGCTCGTTCAATGGCTTCTTTCTTTGGCACGTTAAGGACATGCGTCGGTGCTTCAATCAAATTCTGCAGCACAGTCATGTGCGACCAAAGATTGAAGTTCTGAAATACCATGGATAGCTTGGAGCGAACACGAGCAATCTGCTTAGCGCTGCCAGCAATGCGATCACCACCACGACCTTGCTTGATGTGTACGGTTTCGCCGGCCAGCCTCACTTCACCGTAATCCGGCATCTCAAGAAAGTTCAGGCAACGCAGAAAAGTACTTTTACCTGAGCCAGATGAACCAAGAATAGATACAACATCACCTTTGTTCGCGGTCAGTGATATACCTTTAAGAACTTCATTATTTCCAAATGATTTATGTATATCAATTGCTTGCAGTGCTGGTGTCGTGCTCAAACCCTTACTCCGACTAGATAATAAACAGTGCTTAATTGTACACAAAGTGTGTTGCCTGTCTATCTATTTATTAATCAATGCTATCATACTGCGTTTGCAATCAATATCTACGCATGAACGACAATCCTACTTATTCTTTGCTTATCCAATTACTTGCACGCGCATCACTAACTCCCAATGATGCCGGTTGCCAAGCGCTGATCGCAGACCGCCTGTCTGCTCTCGGTTTTTCCTGCACAACGCACCAAATAAACGAAACCACTAACCTGTGGGCAACTCACGGCAGTGGCCACCCTATTATTGCTTTTGGAGGCCATACCGACGTTGTGCCAGTTGGCAATGAAGCAGACTGGGTTAGCCCACCATTTATTCCAACTGAGCGGGACGGAAACCTTTACGCACGTGGTGCTGCGGATATGAAGGCTGGCGTTGCGGCAATGGTTGTTGCGCTAGAGCGTATCGTCCGTGACTATCCCGATCACCCGGGTACACTAGCCATTTTACTGACCAGTGACGAAGAAGGCGTGGCTGTAGATGGCACCAAAGCCGTCCTGCCCATCCTTGCAGATCAAAGCGTACAAATTGACTACGCCATTGTTGGCGAACCAACCTGCAAAGACGTACTCGGTGATACATCGCGTAATGGGCGCCGTGGCTCGCTGCATTTGCACCTTACGATCAAAGGTCGTGAAGGCCATGTTGCCTATCCAGAGCACATTGCCAACCCCATTCATGCACTCAGCCAAATCGCTGCCGCGATCAGCGCTATAGAATGGGATAAAGGCAACGCACACTTCCCGCCAACTTCTTGCCAAATCAGCAATATTCATGGTGGTACAGGTGCAGATAATGTCGTTCCCGCAACCGCTCAACTGATGATGAACTGGCGCTACAATACCGAGCACAGCGCCGAATCCATAGAGGCGCGAACCAATACCATCATCGACCGGATCGCTACTGAACACGGCGTAGAAGTCATCCGTGAATGGCGCTTATCTGGCGAACCATTTTCTACCGATAATAAAAAACTCACTGCAGCATTAAAGCAGGCAATTGCCACACATTGCGGTATGAACGTCGTCTTTAATACTGCTGGCGGGACATCAGATGCACGCTTTTTTGCCAAGTACGGCGCTGCAACGATTGAGTTTGGCCCATGCAATGCCACCATCCATAAAAACAATGAGTACGTCCGTATCGCAGATCTTGCACCTTTAAGTGATATCTATACCGATACCGTACGTCAACTATTGGGCCTGACTGAATGATGAGCGATTACCAGCAGCAACTAAAAGACAAGCAGTCACGCTTACAAACCTTGTTAGCACCCTTTTTTCAGGGTGACTTAACCCTCTATGCATCACCCGCCGAGTATCACCGATTACGCGCCGAGTTCAGGGTTTGGCATGATAATGGGCAATGTAGCTACGTAATGACCCCACCGGGCGAAAAACCGCGCCCTGATACCATCATCCGCCTTAAGCAATTCCCAACCGCAAACCAGCGCATCAATACGCTGATGCCGCAATTGCTCGATGCTATCCATGCTGACAGCATACTACGCGAGCGCCTGTACCAAGTGGAGTTTCTCAGTACCCTGAATGGTGACGACCTCATCACCATGATTTATCACCGCAAGCTTGATGAAGCATGGCAACAAACCGCACGCCAATTGGAAGAAAGATTGGGCACAGCCATTATTGGCCGCAGCCGCAAGCAAAAAGTCGTCTTAAGCCGAGATTACGTCACTGAGACGCTTAATATAGACGGCATATCATTCCAATATCGTCAGTATGAAGGGAGTTTTACCCAACCTAACGGGCATATTTGTGAGTCGATGCTCAGTTGGGCAACCCAACATAACCACCAGCCACAACGCGACCTGCTTGAGCTCTACTGCGGGAATGGAACATTTACCTTGCCTCTCGCTCACAACTACCGTCGAGTATTGGCAACGGAAATCAGCAAAACGGGCGTTCAAGCATTACGTGACAATATTTTACTCAACGGCATCAGCAATATTGCTGTTGCACGCTTATCTGCACAGGAATTCACCGAAGCCTGGCAAGGAGAACGTGAATTTAACCGACTCAAACAGGATAACATCTCCCTGTCCGACTACGACTTTGCCGCCGTATTCGTCGATCCACCACGCGCAGGCATTGACGACGACACACTAAACTTGCTCAGCAACTTTGAGCAGATCACCTACGTGTCGTGTAACCCTGAGACACTTGCGGCAAACCTGCATCAATTGACCCGTACCCACGACGTAACAGCAGCTGCATTATTCGACCAATTTCCATTCACGCCACATATAGAATCTGGCGTCATTCTGCAAAAGAGGAATGATTAACAATTATTAGCTGACGCCAAAATCATAAAAGCTTACGATGAAGAGGTTGAATAACCAAACTGGAGAATGGAATGACAAAGTTATACGAAACCAATGTACACGTCAGCGGTGGCCGAAATGGCAGCGCCAAGTCTGACGACGGTAAACTGAATGTCAACCTGCAAATGCCCAAAAGCATGGGTGGTAATGGCGAAGGAACAAACCCTGAGCAACTGTTCGCCGCTGGCTATGCAGCGTGTTTTATGGGGGCAACCCAGTTAGTCGCCAAAAATAAAGGCATTGAACTGCCACAAGGCTTCACCATTGACAGCCACGTTGAGCTCGGTAAATGCGACCAAGGCAATCTCGATATTTCCGTCGTCTTTGGTATCAACCTCCCGGGCATGGACGCAGCACAAGCAGAAGAAATTGTCGAAGCTGCTCACGAAGTGTGCCCTTACTCGCGAGCAACCCGCGGTAATATTGATATTGACTTTAATATCAACCTGTAAAGCTACGCACCCAACTAAAAAGGCCGCTTATAAGCGGCCTTTTTATTAGCGGTATTAAGCAAAATTACTTTAAGTACTGCACTGCCGCAGCAGTGTATTTCCACATTGAAAGCAAAGTGAGCACTGCGGCAATAATCAGCAATACTTGACCGATCTGCCAAATGGGAAAGCCGAAAAAATCATCTTGATAAATCAAAAATCCAAGTGAAAACATCTGCGCTGTTGTTTTCCATTTACCAATGTTTGACACAGCCACAACATTGCGCAAATCAAGTGCGGCCATCCACTCACGCAATGAAGAGATCCACACTTCACGCCCAATAATAATCAGTGAACACAGCATTAGCCACCACTCTGGCCTACTTTGCAGTACAACAATCAAAACCGCAGCAACCATCAACTTATCAGCTACCGGATCAAGAAAAGCTCCAAGCGGACTGACTTCTTTATTGATCCGTGCCAAATAACCGTCAAAATAATCAGTGATACACGCTGTAGCGTAAACGATCAATGCCGGCCACTTACCCAAGACTTCGGGGTGAACATAAAACAAAAGAATAAACAGCGGAATCATCCAAATACGTGCTTTGGTCAATTTCATTGCGAGTCCGGCTGTTTGCATAAACTTATCCTTGATCGTGAAGAGTGGCGTAAATATCTCTGGCAAGTGCTTCACTGATGCCCGGCACACGTGTCAGATCATCAATGCTGGCGCGCTCAACCATCGCGAGACCGCCAAAGTATTTTAACAGGGCTTGACGCTTTTTGGCACCAATACCGGGGATTTGTTCGAGAACCGACTTTTGACTACTTTTTGCACGTGCATTACGGTGCCCCGTGATGGCAAATCGGTGCGCCTCGTCGCGAATCTGCACAATCAGCTGCATGGCCTGACTGTCTGACGGCAAGAAACGTGCAATCGACTCTCCGGGAAACCAGAATTGCTCCAGGCCTGCTTTGCGCCCCTGACCTTTAGCAACTCCGATTAGCTGCATATCATCAATGCCCAGCTCGGCAAATACCTCAATCGCCTGGCGCAGCTGCCCCTTACCACCATCGATAAAGACGATATCGGGTCGCTTGCCACTGTGATCTTCGCTACCCTCATCACGCTGCGCCTGCATCTTACTGTAGCGGCGCATAATCACCTGACGCATCGCTGCATAATCATCACCAGGGGTAATACCTTTGATGTTATAGCGACGATAATCACTTTTGACCGCACCACGCTGATCAAAGACAACGCATGATGCAACTGTCTGTTCACCTTGGGTATGGCTGATATCAAAGCACTCCATGCGCTCAGGAATTTTTTCCAGCAAAAACGCCTCGGCCAATGCAGCAAAGCGCTTATGCATCGCCATTTTTGCAGCCAGTTTCAGTGCCAAGCTCTGTTTGGCATTCTCAATCGCCATATCCAGCCATTTACGCCTTGCTTCTCGTGGTTGGCTAGTTATCATAACCTTATGCCCTGACTGCACAGTCAGATAGTCACTCAGTGCCGCTTTCTCGTCCAAATCAGCATTAACCAATACCTGCTTTGGTGCGCGACGTTGGTTGTAAAACTGGGTAATGAAAGCCGTTAAAATATCACCTTCGGATGATTCTTCAGGCAACTTTGGGTAATAGGCCTGCGAAGTCACATTATGACCATCGCGATAAAACATCACCTGAACACACGCTTCTCCATAAGCTGTCGCCACTGCCAATACATCGGCATCAGCCTCACCGGAAACCATATTTTGCTGTGTTGTTACCTTGCGTAACTGAATCAACTGATCACGCAACATCGCCGCTTGTTCATATGCCTGCTTTTCCGCCGCTTCAGTCATTTTTTGCGACAATTCTTCAAGCAAAGTCTCGCTGCGACCACTTAAAAATTCACGCGTATGCCGTACAGTCTCTGCATAGTCTTTTTCGTTGATATAACCTACGCACGGCGCATAGCAACGCTCGATCTGATACTGCAAGCACGGTCGGCTGCGATTGGCGAAGTAGCTATCCTCACATTGCCGCACACGAAAGACCTTTTGCAAAATATCCATCGCATAACGAGCTGCACCAACGCTTGGATAAGGACCAAAATACTCACCCGATTTGCGCGCACCACGGTGAAAAGTAAGCCGTGGAAAAGCATGTTCGGAGAGGTGGATATACGGATAGGATTTATCATCTCGCAGCAGGATGTTGAAGCGTGGGCGATGTGCTTTAATCAAGTTCCCTTCGAGAATCAACGCCTCGGTTTCACTTTGGGTGATGGTGGTGTCGATATCGACCACCTGCTCCATCAGCGCTGCTGTTTTACGGGTTAATCCTGTTTTGCGGAAGTAACTCGATAAGCGCTTGCGCAAATTCTTTGCTTTACCCACATACAGCACTTTGCCATCGCCATCACGCATTTGATAGACGCCCGGCAGCGTCGATACGTGGCTCAGAAAAATGTGATGGTCAAAACGACGCTCAACGCTCATCGCAAAATATAAAAATAGCTGTCATGAGAATAATATGGAGGCGGAATAACAGCAAACAAGCTGCAGCAAGTGAGAATGAATTAATTTGTGCCGCGCAGCACTACTTCTACACGAGCAAGATCTTCTGCACAATCCACGCCTGGTGGTGGTGCTGCATCAATCACGCCAACGGCAATATCAATACCGTGTTCAAGAAAACGCAGCTGTTCCAGCTTTTCTGCCTGCTCTAATGGCGTGCGGGCAAGCTGGGGATATTGGTGCAACACTGCAACCCGGTAGGCATAAATACCAATGTGACGCAAATATGGGTAGTCACCAGCGACGCCATCAGCATCGCGAACATAAGGAATTGGTGAACGGCTAAAATAAAGTGCACGACCACGCTGATCACAAACCACTTTTACTGTGGTTGCCGCAGCTGGACTATGCATACGGTCAAAAGGAGCAGCTAGCGTCGCCACACCAGCCCACGGTGCATCAGCCAAAGCTTGGGCAACGCTGTTAATCAGTTCGGGCGGCAATAGCGGCTCATCACCCTGCACATTAACGACGATAACCTCATCATCCCAGCCTTCGCGCGCAGCAACTTCACCAAGCCGCTCAGTACCGTTATCATGGTCTGGGCGAGTCATGACCACGTTCACATCAAGTCCTTCAAGGGCCACTGCAATGCGCAGATCATCATGAGCCACCCATACCGGCAAACCACTTTTCACAGCCTGCAATGCAGTTCGCCGGATCATCGGCATACCGGCAATATTACGCAGCGGCTTACCGGGCAAGCGACTTGCGGCATAACGCGCCGGAATGACGACAACAGCCTGACTCATGATTCTGCGTTCGGTAGAGTCGGCTCTGTTTTCTGTGCGTCTTCTGGAAGCAACATGGCAATGCCCCCCTGAACAGGGTAGCGATAGCTGCCGTCACTTGTTTGCAAGTATGGCTGCTCGCCATCATGAAAAGTCAGAGGCTGCCCGGTAATCGGGCAGCGTAGTGCTGAAATAACGGCCTTATTCATCGTCAGATTGCTCCTCTGAGGCTGAAGAATCACTCTCTGAATCTACAGATTTTGCTTCAGCAGACTCATTAGCAGCTGGTTGTGCCGCTTCACTTTTCTGCTCTGCTGCACGCAGTGCATCAATCTTCTCTTGCAAAGAATTGAGCAAATCAGCAAATGATGCTTCGAATTGAGCCACACCCTCTTTCTCAAGAGTATCGGTAATCTCATCAACATTAACCCCTGCATCACGTACAGCCTGAATAACCTCACCTGCTTTATCAATATCACGCATCAACGTAACAGACGCTCTGCCGTGATCTTTGAAAGCCGCGTAAGTTGCTGGTGGCACAGTGTTAACCGTATCAGCACCGATCAGCTGATCAACGTAGCGTACATCCGAGTAATTAGGGTTTTTAGTGCCCGTAGATGCCCACAGCAAACGCTGAACTGCAGCGCCCTTTTGCGCCAGCGCAATCCAATCGTCATGGCTGATACGCTCCAAATAATAAGCATAAGCCAACTGCGCATTTGCTATGGCGGCACGGCCACGTAAATCGGCATGCTCATCACTCAATGCATCGTCAATCTTGCTATCAACACGGCTGACGAAGAAGCTGGCTACTGAGCGGATCATATCAATCGACTTACCTGCTGCGACACGCTGCTTGAGGCCTTCGATATAGGCTTCAAGAACTTCCTGATAACGCACAACTGAGAACAACAAAGTAACGTTGATATTCAACCCTTCAGCGGTCAGTTCTGTGATTGCTTTCAAGCCTGCTTTTGTACCCGGCACCTTAATCATCACATTTTCACGGTTGACGCGCTTATGCAATGACAAAGCTTCTGCGATTGTCTTATCAGCGTCGTGTGCGATATCTGGTGAAACTTCCAAAGAAACCATGCCGTCAGTGCCATCAGTTTGCTCGTAAACAGGCTTCATTTGATCGCAAGCTTGCTGAATATCTTCGATAGCTAACGCAAAGAAAGCTTCACGAGGATCATTGCCATTTTCCGATAGCCATTTGTTCAGGCCTGCATCATAGGCATCGCCATCAGTCATCGCTTTTTGGAAAATTGCCGGATTTGACGTCACACCACGCAGATCGTCTGTTTTGATCATCGCCGTGAGTTCACCTTCAGCGAGCATACGACGGTGGATGTTATCAAACCAAATACTTTGACCAAGAGCTGGTAACTGATTCAACGGGCTAGTAGCCTGGGGCTTGGCACTTTCTTCTTCACGCTCAGCCACATCAACTACAGCAGGCTCAGATTTTTTACTGCGCCGCTTAGCTGGTGCTTCAACTGGCTCCTGCTCTACAGCTGTATCAGCAGTATCTGACTTTGCTTCAGCTGCTGTTTCAGCCTTAGCTGAGTCAGCTTGCTTATCAGCTTTTGCTTCCACTTCAGCAGCATTTTGTGCTTTCTTGCTCGATGCTTTGCTGCGCTGGGCTTTTGCTTTTTCACGCTCTGGTGCTTGAGCCTGCTCCACCGCTGTATCGTCTTCTTGCTCTGCCAGCAGTGAAACCATACCTGGTGCATTACTCTGTGCTCCACTTGGCGCTGCAGTGAGTTTTTTACTTTGCTCATCATTCTGCGCTGCTTTGTCATCACGCGGTTCATCCTGACGATCTGCAGCTACATCATTTTCTTGAGATGTATCTTGCACACCATCATAACCGCTATCGCCTTGCTCAGCCGCAGGCTGATAGCCAGCCTTGCCTTGCCCACGCACCGCATGCACATCACGCGGTCGACCTTTGCGTACTTGGCGTCCATCAATTTCACTCGGTGGATTACTCAGTTCTTCAATGCTTTGATTAACATCATCTTGAACAGGTTTCTGCTTGTTATTGCGCTCATTATCTTTGTGCGCTTTCTGCTCATTGCGCTTTTGATCATCGCGATCACGAGATTGCTCACGAGCTTTCTTATCAGCTTGCTGATTGCGCTGCTGATTATCATCGCGAGTTTCCTTGTCATCACGTTGGTTGCGACGGGAATCGTTTTTGTCGTTACGCTGCTGACGCTGCTCATTGCCATCTTCACGTTGATTATCACGATCATCACGGCGCTTACGATCATTTCTAGCGTTCTTGTCTTTGTTGTTACGATCATTATTGTTGCGATCGTTGCCATTGTCGTTACGCTCATTGCGCTCACGACGGCGATCATCATTACTTTCACTGCCTTGCTGACGATCGTCATTATTTCTACGGCGGCGATTGTTCTGACGCTGGTTACGATTACCATTACGACGCTCGGACTGCGCTTCATCATCACTCGAAGGGTTGATGATTGCATCGCGCTTTTCTTTTACTTCATCTTTAAACAACGCAACCACTTTCGAAAACAGAGAAGACAGCCCACTTTTGCTGGTGGCTGCTTTTTCTTCACGCACTTCTTCTGCACGCTGTGGCAATGGTGATTTTGGTACAACGCCCTGCACAGCCGGCTTTTCAATCGAAGCTGGCTCAATGTGCTTTGCATCGACCTCTTCAGCACTTTCAGCAGTAGTCTGTAAGCGATAGCTTGGTGTTTGGCTACCTTCATCACCAACTTCATCGTCACGCAGACGCTCAATTTGGTAATCAGGTGTATGCAAATTGGCATTCGGCACCAATATCACTTCAACCTTATTGCGTTGCTCAATCAGCCGTATTGCCGCACGCTTTTCATTGAGTAAATATGTCGCGATGCTCACAGGCAACTCACCAGTGATACGACTGGTGCGGTCTTTCATCGCCTCTTCTTCAATCAGACGCAACAGCGACAACGCCATTGATTGGATGCCGCGAATACTGCCCTGCCCTTTACAGCGAGGACACACACGGTGGCTTGCTTCATCAATCGATGGACGCAGGCGCTGGCGCGAAAGCTCAAGTAGACCAAAGCGTGAAATACGCCCAATCTGAACGCGTGCACGGTCAATTTGGGTCGCATCGTAGAGACGCTGCTCAACGTCTTTACGGTTGCGTGATGAGCCCATATCGATGAAATCGATAACCAAAAGGCCGCCGAGGTCACGCAGGCGCATTTGGCGCGCAATTTCATCGGCTGCTTCAAGGTTGGTCTGATATGCAGTTTCTTCGATATCACCGCCCTTAGTTGCCTTTGACGAGTTGATATCGATCGAAACCAATGCTTCGGTGTAATCGATCACCAACTCACCACCAGATGGCAACTGCACATTGCGCTGGTATGCAGATTCAATCTGCCCTTCAATCTGATAACGGGTAAAGAGCGGAATATTGTCTTCGTAGAGCTTTAGCTTGCTGACATTGTTTGGCATGACCAAGTTCATGAAATCAGCTGCCTGCTGATAAACACGCTCGTCATCAATCAAAATTTGTGTAATATCAGGGCGCAAATAATCGCGCAACGCGCGAACGATAATGTTGCTTTCCTGATAGATCAGGCGCTGAGGGGTCGCTTTGACGTACTCCTCAGAAATAGCTTCCCAAAGCTGCAACAGAAAATCGAGATCCCACTGTAACTCTTCCTGAGAACGACCAACACCTGCGGTACGCACGATAACGCCCATATCGCTCGGCGCATTGAGTTCGTCAAGCGTTTCACGTAATTCACGGCGTTCATCACCTTGAATACGGCGTGAAACACCACCAGCACGAGGATTATTGGGCATCAAAACCAAAAAACGGCCAGCAAGAGAGATGTAGGTCGTGAGAGCTGCGCCTTTGTTACCGCGCTCTTCCTTATCAATCTGTACCAATACTTCCTGCCCTACTTCAATCATGTCCTTGAAGCTAGGCTGATCATTACTGCTGGCGTTGGTCGAGCCGGTCAGGTATTCCTTACTGATTTCCTTGAATGGCAAAAAGCCATGGCGCTGCGAACCGTAGTCAACAAATACTGCTTCTAGCGATGGCTCGATCCGAGTAATTTTTCCTTTGTAAATATTGGCTTTTTTCTGTGCAGAATAAAGGGTTTCGATATCTAGGTCGTAAAGCTGCTGCCCATCGACGAGCGCTACACGCAGCTCTTCCTGCTGTGTAGCATTGATTAACATTCTTTTCATTATAAGTCTTTCCTTTACCGGTATTGATCAAAGGCATGAAGGCCATGAAAGACAATCCGGACTGTTGTTGTATACAAAAAATAAAACCACCGCCTGCCCAGCTCGCAAGCCGGTCAAGCGATAGCAAAAAATTCAGGATGGTAATGCGTTTTAAATACACGTTATGCATCTTGGCTCTAGGCCTTATATTTGAGGGATGAACTATAGCAATTTGCGCGTCTACTTGCAATGTACGATGACAAGCGCAAGCAATGTAGCTATGCTGTAGCGCCATTATCAGGAATCGGAAATTTACATGCTTGCTTTGTCCATTTACGAACAGCCCCTCAATGAAAGAATGCGCCTAATGATGCGCCTGGAGTCGATGTTTAGCCAAATGCGCCTATTCAATCAGGCCAAAGACTATTATGAAATCCAGCTTTTTCTCGACGCGCTTTTCGATGTATTGGATTTTCTGCACCGTTATGAGATTCGCTCGGAATTAATCAAAGAATTGCAGCGTTACAAAGCCTTGTTAAACCGTGAAGATAGCGAATACCGTCCGACACCCTGTTCATCTGATACGCTAGAATCGGAGATAGAACAGCATTTAGCCTCTATTCACAACATCAATTTCAATTTAATTAGTGCCCTGCGTGAAAATGAATTATTCAACAGCCTCCGCCAACGTAACTTTCACAAAAGTGGCAACTGCTTATTCGAAGTACCGGCTTATCAGTTCTGGCTAGGCCACCGCAACAGCGAAGGCCGCGCCTTTTTAACTGACTGCTATGAGCGCTTTCTGCCCATTGAGCATTGCGTCGAGCTAATTTTACATTTGGTACGCACTGGCAATGAAGAAGTACAAACTTCATGTGACGACGCTATATTCGTCAAAACACTAGATAGCCGCCGCACCAATCAAATGATCCGTATCCACATGCCTGAAGGGGTAGATACATTTCCCCGGGTCAGTGGCGATAAACACCGCTTTGCCATTCGTTTTATGCGCCAAGATTCTCCTATTGACCGCGCCTATCAAATTAACACACCGGTAACATTCGGCTTGCAGATCTGCGCAGCATAATCCGCGGAGTTAGGCCTGCAAATACTGCTCCTTGCCAGCTAGCCAACGCGCAGAAAGTGACTCGACAAATTCAGGCTCAGCAACCAACCACGTTTCGCTGAGCCTGTTAACCAGCGGTAGCAAATCTGCATCGCGCTCCAAATCTGCAACACGCATCATCGCCTCTCCCGTCTGACGTTTACCCAGCAACTCGCCTGCGCCACGGATACGCAAATCTGCCTCTGCAATCACAAACCCATCATTACTCTCGCGCATAATCGATAGTCGCTCTTTCGCCACTGCTCCCAGCGGCGGCTGATACATCAGCAAACAATAGGACTGCAAATCACTGCGCCCGACCCGGCCGCGCAGTTGATGTAATTGCGCCAAGCCAAAGCGCTCCGCATTTTCAATGATCATCAACGTTGCATTGCCAACATCAACGCCCACTTCGATCACAGTTGTCGCCACCAATAGATGCGTCTTTCCAGCGACAAAATCAGCCATCACGGCTTGCCGCTCAGCCGTTGTCATACGTCCATGCAACAGCGCAACATGGAGATCAGGTAGTTCCTGCTGTAGTTGGGCGGCCGTCGCTTCAGCATTTTCACACTCAATGACTTCGGACTCTTCAATCAGAGGACACACCCAATACGCCTGGCGTCCCTCTCGACACACCGCACCTACACGCTGCACAACGTCCATACGTTTAGCATTGCTCACCACTGCAGTCTCAATTGCTTTACGCCCTGCAGGAAGCACATCAATCACTGAGACATCCAATTCACCATACTGACTCATGGCCAAGGTGCGTGGAATCGGCGTTGCGGTCAATACCAATTGATGAACAGCCTGACCATCAACGCCTTTTTGTTGTAAAGCCAGCCGCTGATGCACCCCAAAGCGGTGTTGTTCATCAATAACCACCAGACCGAGGCGATGATAATCTACCTGCTGCTGAAACAACGCATGTGTACCGACGATAATATGCACGTCTCCTTGCGCAATACGCTGTAAAACCTCGCGCTTATTTTTGCTTGCAAGCTTACTAACCAACATACCTATCTGCACGGGAAGGTCGCCGAGTAGTTTACGCAAGCTGGCTGCATGTTGCTCGGCAAGCAGTTCCGTGGGCGCCATTAATACAGCCTGATAACCAGCACTAATGCATTGCAAGCAAGCAAGCAATGCAACCAATGTTTTACCGCTTCCGACATCCCCTTGCACCAAGCGCAACATTGGCTCGGCTTGCTGCAGGTCATCGGCAATCTCTTGGCTGACACGCTGTTGCGCCGTCGTTAATGCAAATGGCAATTGCGCCTTAAGTGCCTCGACCAGCCCAACACCGCCGCCCAATATTGGCGCTGGGGTACTGCGCAAGCGGATACGCGCCTGCTGTATAGACAGCTGATGCGCGCACAACTCTTCAATTTTTAACCGTTTAAATGCAGGATGATGACGCTCCCGCAGATCCTGCGCACTGATCTCGGCATCAGGCTGATGGATTGTACGCAGCGCACGAGGCAAGCTCAGCAATCCTTCTTTGGTTAAAGGGTCTTCAATCGGCAAGAGCTTATCCGCCGCAAGCAGCGCTTTATCCATTAATGCACGCCACCGCGATTGACCAAGGCCTTTAATCGTTGGGTAAATGGCACTCAAGCCCTCACTCAGTACAGGCTCCTCACCGGCAGCAAGCCATTGAATCTCAGGATGATGCACTT carries:
- the kdsB gene encoding 3-deoxy-manno-octulosonate cytidylyltransferase, yielding MSQAVVVIPARYAASRLPGKPLRNIAGMPMIRRTALQAVKSGLPVWVAHDDLRIAVALEGLDVNVVMTRPDHDNGTERLGEVAAREGWDDEVIVVNVQGDEPLLPPELINSVAQALADAPWAGVATLAAPFDRMHSPAAATTVKVVCDQRGRALYFSRSPIPYVRDADGVAGDYPYLRHIGIYAYRVAVLHQYPQLARTPLEQAEKLEQLRFLEHGIDIAVGVIDAAPPPGVDCAEDLARVEVVLRGTN
- the tal gene encoding transaldolase, with the translated sequence MINPSSDDEAQSERRNGNRNQRQNNRRRRNNDDRQQGSESNDDRRRERNERNDNGNDRNNNDRNNKDKNARNDRKRRDDRDNQREDGNEQRQQRNDKNDSRRNQRDDKETRDDNQQRNQQADKKAREQSRDRDDQKRNEQKAHKDNERNNKQKPVQDDVNQSIEELSNPPSEIDGRQVRKGRPRDVHAVRGQGKAGYQPAAEQGDSGYDGVQDTSQENDVAADRQDEPRDDKAAQNDEQSKKLTAAPSGAQSNAPGMVSLLAEQEDDTAVEQAQAPEREKAKAQRSKASSKKAQNAAEVEAKADKQADSAKAETAAEAKSDTADTAVEQEPVEAPAKRRSKKSEPAVVDVAEREEESAKPQATSPLNQLPALGQSIWFDNIHRRMLAEGELTAMIKTDDLRGVTSNPAIFQKAMTDGDAYDAGLNKWLSENGNDPREAFFALAIEDIQQACDQMKPVYEQTDGTDGMVSLEVSPDIAHDADKTIAEALSLHKRVNRENVMIKVPGTKAGLKAITELTAEGLNINVTLLFSVVRYQEVLEAYIEGLKQRVAAGKSIDMIRSVASFFVSRVDSKIDDALSDEHADLRGRAAIANAQLAYAYYLERISHDDWIALAQKGAAVQRLLWASTGTKNPNYSDVRYVDQLIGADTVNTVPPATYAAFKDHGRASVTLMRDIDKAGEVIQAVRDAGVNVDEITDTLEKEGVAQFEASFADLLNSLQEKIDALRAAEQKSEAAQPAANESAEAKSVDSESDSSASEEQSDDE
- a CDS encoding cell division protein ZapD, with the translated sequence MLALSIYEQPLNERMRLMMRLESMFSQMRLFNQAKDYYEIQLFLDALFDVLDFLHRYEIRSELIKELQRYKALLNREDSEYRPTPCSSDTLESEIEQHLASIHNINFNLISALRENELFNSLRQRNFHKSGNCLFEVPAYQFWLGHRNSEGRAFLTDCYERFLPIEHCVELILHLVRTGNEEVQTSCDDAIFVKTLDSRRTNQMIRIHMPEGVDTFPRVSGDKHRFAIRFMRQDSPIDRAYQINTPVTFGLQICAA
- the recG gene encoding ATP-dependent DNA helicase RecG; protein product: MSSAADQPLEKTLGISDKAAAAFARAGVETLGQAWFYLPLRYENRAQLTPISDFRDGAMVQFVAEVVDVKVIQKRSRLLVVTVRDDQGGQCSLRFFRFYPNQQRQFTSACRGLFYGKAVYSAYGYEVHHPEIQWLAAGEEPVLSEGLSAIYPTIKGLGQSRWRALMDKALLAADKLLPIEDPLTKEGLLSLPRALRTIHQPDAEISAQDLRERHHPAFKRLKIEELCAHQLSIQQARIRLRSTPAPILGGGVGLVEALKAQLPFALTTAQQRVSQEIADDLQQAEPMLRLVQGDVGSGKTLVALLACLQCISAGYQAVLMAPTELLAEQHAASLRKLLGDLPVQIGMLVSKLASKNKREVLQRIAQGDVHIIVGTHALFQQQVDYHRLGLVVIDEQHRFGVHQRLALQQKGVDGQAVHQLVLTATPIPRTLAMSQYGELDVSVIDVLPAGRKAIETAVVSNAKRMDVVQRVGAVCREGRQAYWVCPLIEESEVIECENAEATAAQLQQELPDLHVALLHGRMTTAERQAVMADFVAGKTHLLVATTVIEVGVDVGNATLMIIENAERFGLAQLHQLRGRVGRSDLQSYCLLMYQPPLGAVAKERLSIMRESNDGFVIAEADLRIRGAGELLGKRQTGEAMMRVADLERDADLLPLVNRLSETWLVAEPEFVESLSARWLAGKEQYLQA